One Coregonus clupeaformis isolate EN_2021a unplaced genomic scaffold, ASM2061545v1 scaf0427, whole genome shotgun sequence DNA segment encodes these proteins:
- the LOC121560605 gene encoding uncharacterized protein LOC121560605, whose amino-acid sequence MKCVSGFLSILIALFISSTGAEDVMVYGQVGGTVTFPRLKWGSEKVVVYWYFGTDPQAVISRNSHGREQIHESWKDRVSLSKTDFSLIINNIRLEEFKSFKCELKDFLPPSINVTKFRLSHVSVKRPDSPLLPGENLTLKCDIEEIFEGTQIKWLSPQKQDLKEDKRAQITNDVHLTVTNVTDQHHGEWTCVVTYQGREAHANTPVTVMDLSPAPPQPVYTSVSSLSRLHLPCSFSIPPHLSWSDLQAKGIRGGHWTFTPSPVAGSFTGVVQTLVNLSLGPPSAWVVLQNKGLDVSALPRNNLNLTLLKKGVTEEDRGEYTCAVEFQGDITLKRSMRVEVLQVFSSSGPVAFVGQEVNLTCTLGHPLNSDLEVKWIKPPHSSLLTLGSSPHPALLTIPEARDGDSGRWRCQLKRNDILLTSVDITLKIERVPMDVWLLVTICAAAVIFILLLILTVILIRRHRQRVMMPRRGKRRFCHCKDPKPKGFHKN is encoded by the exons ATGAAGTGTGTTTCTGGATTCCTTTCCATCCTTATTGCTTTGTTCATCTCTTCAACAG GGGCTGAAGATGTGATGGTGTATGGTCAAGTGGGAGGGACGGTCACATTCCCCAGATTGAAGTGGGGTTCAGAAAAGGTGGTGGTATATTGGTACTTTGGGACGGACCCACAAGCTGTGATATCCCGCAACTCCCATGGTCGAGAGCAAATAC ATGAATCATGGAAAGACAGGGTGTCTCTGTCAAAGACTGACTTCTCCCTGATCATCAACAACATCAGATTAGAGGAGTTCAAATCCTTCAAATGTGAACTGAAAGATTTCCTGCCACCTTCTATCAATGTCACCAAATTCAGACTGTCCCATG tgaGTGTAAAACGGCCAGACTCTCCCCTGTTGCCTGGGGAGAATCTTACTCTGAAGTGTGACATAGAGGAAATATTTGAGGGTACACAGATAAAATGGCTTAGTCCCCAGAAACAGGACCTGAAAGAGGACAAGCGTGCCCAGATCACAAATGACGTCCACCTGACAGTAACGAATGTCACTGACCAACACCATGGAGAGTGGACCTGTGTGGTGACATACCAGGGCAGGGAAGCCCATGCCAACACCCCTGTTACTGTAATGG acctctcccctgctcctccacAGCCTGTCTacacctctgtctcctccctctctcgtcTCCATCTTCCATGTTCCTTTTCCATTCCTCCTCATCTGTCCTGGTCAGACCTCCAGGCTAAGGGCATCCGTGGAGGCCACTGGACCTTTACCCCAAGCCCAGTGGCAGGCTCCTTCACTGGGGTTGTCCAGACCCTCGTCAACCTCTCCCTGGGGCCTCCATCAGCCTGGGTGGTCCTTCAGAACAAAGGGCTGGATGTCTCAGCCCTGCCGAGGAACAATCTGAACCTCACCCTGTTGAAGAAAGGGGTGACAGAGGAGGACAGGGGCGAGTACACCTGCGCTGTGGAGTTCCAGGGGGACATCACCCTGAAGAGATCAATGCGTGTGGAGGTGCTACAGG TGTTTTCCTCTTCAGGTCCAGTGGCCTTTGTAGGTCAGGAGGTCAACCTCACCTGCACCCTGGGCCACCCTCTGAACTCTGACCTGGAAGTGAAATGGATCAAACCaccccactcctccctcctcactTTAGGCTCCTCCCCCCACCCTGCCCTTCTCACCATCCCGGAAGCAAGGGATGGAGATAGTGGGAGGTGGAGGTGTCAACTGAAAAGGAACGACATCCTGCTGACGTCAGTGGATATCACACTGAAGATCG AGCGAGTCCCCATGGACGTGTGGCTGTTGGTCACCATCTGTGCCGCAGCCgtcatcttcatcctcctcctcatcctcactgTCATCCTCATCCGACGCCACAGACAG CGGGTGATGATGCCCAGACGTGGCAAACGCAGATTCTGCCACTGCAAAGA CCCCAAACCAAAAGGATTCCACAAAAACTAG
- the LOC121560604 gene encoding LOW QUALITY PROTEIN: C-type lectin domain family 4 member E (The sequence of the model RefSeq protein was modified relative to this genomic sequence to represent the inferred CDS: substituted 1 base at 1 genomic stop codon), which translates to MENYQRKQGSQGVKKWAGLLTCQTIFLVLIGLVSISTNQAVAEPLSNATQPGETPEEELASLKLKLSSVLRRYSRLCNDYASLAHNCSATVLNFTXCPDGWLHVDEKCHYFSNDTMDWPSSRDSCTSIGSHLTILHSTKQHEALGKEVSRIGGVNSYFWIGLSDREIEGDWRWVDNTTLTNKFWNHWSSEPDNNLSGGVEGEDCVVLESNTQTWSDVPCVFSYHRICQMDATPITCH; encoded by the exons ATGGAGAACTACCAACGTAAACAAG GTTCCCAGGGTGTGAAGAAGTGGGCTGGGCTTCTGACGTGTCAGACCATCTTCCTTGTGCTGATTGGCCTGGTATCCATCAGCACCAATCAGGCAGTTGCAGAGCCCCTGTCAAATGCCACTCAACCTGGGGAGACCCCTGAGGAAGAGTTGGCCTCCCTGAAGTTGAAGCTGAGTTCTGTGCTGCGTCGCTACAGCCGTCTGTGTAATGACTATGCCAGCCTGGCACACAACTGCTCTGCCACAG TGTTGAATTTCACATAGTGTCCTGATGGGTGGCTTCATGTAGATGAAAAATGTCACTACTTCAGTAACGACACGATGGACTGGCCGAGCAGCAGAGACAGTTGTACGTCTATCGGCAGCCACCTTACCATCCTGCACAGCACGAAACAGCAT GAAGCCCTGGGAAAAGAGGTCAGTAGGATTGGAGGGGTTAATAGCTACTTCTGGATCGGCTtatcagacagagagatagagggggactGGAGATGGGTGGACAACACAACGCTCACAAACAA GTTCTGGAACCATTGGAGCTCGGAGCCTGATAACAACCTCTCCGGTGGGGTTGAAGGTGAGGACTGTGTGGTCCTGGAGAGTAACACTCAGACCTGGTCCGACGTGCCCTGTGTCTTCAGCTACCACCGCATCTGTCAAATGGATGCTACCCCCATTACCTGCCATTGA